Genomic segment of Panthera leo isolate Ple1 chromosome B2, P.leo_Ple1_pat1.1, whole genome shotgun sequence:
gaatttacaacaaaggaggtaagaacacacaatggggaaaggacagtctcttcaacaaatggtggtgggaaaactggaagccacatgcaaaagaatgaaactggaccactttcttacaccattcacaaaaataaactcacaatagagccaagacctaaatgtaggacccaaaactataaaactcctaaaagaaaataaaggcagtaAAGTTAAACAACAGTGTTGGCAATattttttggatctgtctcctcagacaagggcaacaaaagcaaaaatatgcaaatgggactgcatcaaacttaaaaagctttttcacagcaaacaaagccatcaacaaaacgaaaaggcagtctaccgaatgggagaaaatatttacaaatgatacatctaataaagggttaatatctaaaatatgtaaggaactcctacaactcaccaccaacaaaaaaacaatctgattttaaaaatgggcagaggacctgaacagagatttttccaaagacacacagatggccaacttacccatgaaaagatgctcaggatcacttatcatcagggagatacaaatctaaaccataatgagatatcacctcacaccagtcagaatggctggtatcaaaaataaatcagtgttgGCAAGGGTATAGATAAAAGAGAACCcccatgcactgctggtgggaatgcaaactggtgcagccactatggaaaactatatggaggttcctcaaaaaattaaaaacagacctaccatAAAATTCAGCAATTCTTCTGAGTAtataaccaaagaaaataaaaatactaattcaaagagatagaTGTACCCTATGTTCACTGaagtattatttacaaaagccaagataagGGAgtaacttaagtgtccatcaacaaagaaaatggagtgtatgtatgtatgtggatacacatacacacacaataaaataaaattattagtaaaaaaaaaaaaaaaagaatgaaatcttgtcatttgtgataacatggacaGACCTCAAGAGtattacattaagtgaaataaaagagacagacaaatactatAAGACTTCACCTATATGTGgattctaaaaaaaacaaaacagaaactgacTCATAATATAGAGAACAAGGTGGTGGTTGCCAGGTGGGGAGAGGATGAGGGGCAGAGCAAAATacgtgaaggggattaagaggtacaaacttccagttttaaaataagtcacatataaaatacagcatagggaatacggtcaataatattgtaataactatgtatggtgacagatgggaactagacttattgtggtgaccatttagtaatgtatataaatgttgaatcactgtgctgtacacctgaaagtaatataatactGCACGTCAATTATTCTTCAAGTAAATAGAGTTCTCTATCTAGAAAAATTGTCTCATAGGCTGCTGAGTGGAATGATGTagtgaaatgtatttatataatctGGCTCAGTTAAATTATGCACAAGGAAAACAGTCATTTGAAAACTGCTTCTCTCTTAAAATCAAGTTTGTGACCTAGCATGcccttaaaacaaataaaaaacaaaacacaaacaaaactcaGTGTTTCCTAAGCCTGTGAGTAGATAATAAATCTTACCTCTTCATCCACATGATCTTGGCTGGACCTTTCTTCCTTGGTCCTTTGAGATGCTATTTCCATGGCCTTGGAAAGAAATCAGAAGTTACTTTCCTTTATATTCAACCTATAGAAGATGCATCCATTTCTCAATTTTAGTATAAACCTGCTCTAATTTTTACCAGTATCACCTCTACACTTCTGAAAGAAAAGACTCAGTGACCTCTAGTGATACAGGTTAGCTCTCTCAGTCAGACCTCACCAAAAAGGCTGCGGGAAGCTCACAAGTAACAGAATAAATCAAACTCACCTAGCCTCAGGGGATCCCCACCCCTTTCCTTAAGAGTAAAACtacttttcctaatttttaaatgattagcaAAAACAGTTACTAAcagaaaactgagacccaaagaatGAAAGACCTATTCTTTAATTCTTGAATAgtcaatgaaagaaatgaaagaggaaaggtgGATTGTCCTTTTGAGTATGTGTCTCTAATGCTGTGGAAGCATCAACCACCAAAGAAAGCTCTTTGAACAAACGATGACTGACACTAAGGTGACAGATTTTACAAGAGTCTTCTGGCTTGTAAAATTGGATTCGTTCTCTACTTAGAATAtacaggaaagaggaaaaaattgtggtactaggtttttttgttttacattcagACACTAAAATTAGTGCTTAagagtttagaaataaaaatgataccattTATCCAATTAATATATGCAATTGCTTAGTATGCACCAGTACTGACTGAGGGACAGGCAATACAAGAAGAGAACTCCTGTCCCTTAACAGTTCATGGTCTAGTAAAGGGTGACAACACTAAAAAGAACTTAATAACAGAATGCAGTACAACTACTTCTATTACAGGCTCACATAATATGGGAAATACACCCGTGGAAACAATGATTTTTGCCTGATTCCTCCTTTTTGAACTGAGCTCTAACATTCACTAGGCAGAGCAAAATGTGCAAAGGTAGAAATGGGAAGGCATTCCAAGGAAAGGGGAGAATACAAAAAGGGTATGATAAAACCTGGAAAACTGTTTCGGGGCATATATGCCATGTATTCAGTATTCTAATATTTAGAGGCAACGAAAGTAAAAACAGATACACTGAAATCAAAAGGGTGTGACCAAGAGAGGGAAAAGGCAgcccaaagaatgggagaaagtatctATAAATCACAGATCTGATAAGGGGTTactattcagaatatataaagaactcctgtaactcaacaacaaaaaacaatccaatttaaaaatgggcaaaaaagtggatgacatttccccaaagaagatctataaatggccaacaagcatgtgaaaaaacagatgctcaacatcactaatcatcagggaaatgcaaattaacaacTATAAGACACCACCTCACGCTCACCAGGATAGCTGTTCCAAAAACAGGAAAACaccaacaggaaaacaaaaccagaaaatggcGAGGATgtgagtatgtggagaaactggaatgcTTGCACAGTGTTGGGtggcaatgtaaaatggtatagccactaaggaaaacagtgttaaaattaaaagcagaattaccatataatgcagcaattccacttttgggtatgtgcccaaaagaaataaaagcagggtcttgaagaggTATTTGTGCacccgtgttcatagcagcatttttcacaacagCTGAAAGgtagaagcaactcaagtgtccatccacacatgaacagataaacaaaatgtgctgcATGCCACgaatgaatcttgaggacattacgctaagGGGATCAAGTCagccagaaacagaaacaaacagcttgattccacttatgtgaggtacctagagtaggcAACATcacagacagaaagtaggatgggctgtgggagggaagaaagaggagttaatgtttaatgggcacagagtttctatTTTGCACAAGGAGAAAAGTTCTGAGATGGACGGTGGTGGTGGCGGCACATCATTGTGCATGCACTTAAGTGacatgtacacttaaaaatggttacaatggcaAGTTTTATGCTATGTACGTTTTACCACACTTTCAAAAATTCTAGGATTCAGAAAGACCTCTGAGAAACAAGGGAAACACCAAAAGCGAACAGGTCTCTTACTAAACATTCATGAACTTTGGCAGTCTATGTAACCCTGCCCAATGCTTCATGTCAAGAAACCTGGCTTTCTCGTTGGCCTTTTACTGTACTTTTGATTCCCTATCTGTGAAATCAGAAGGAAAAGGTCTCAGGAAGCTGTCAAAATGAACATATGCTAAGCAATTTGAGTCCCTAGAAGCGCCATGTAAGTGCAAATTACTATTGCcattttctgccctttcccttcctcGCCCCATCTCACCTTTGAGAGATAAGCATCTATGTTCTCATGTGTAATGGATGGATCTGTGACAAATTCAAAGAGTTCCCGCACAGTCATCACGGCAACGCTGTGtttcaaaaagaaatctgttgGAAGGAAAATATAATGATAGCTTTATGAGGGAAAAGGTTTATTCCAACTActttacagagaaacaaagagatgaataaaaatacacaatCTCCTAGCAAATGGTAATCGCTGTATCAAATGATTTAGGGCCATATCAACAGCTTAACAGTGCAAAACCACTATACAAACAAGCTGGCTGGAAACTCCAGTTCCCACTCACCGTTGATATTGGCACAGTCTTTTCTCAAGAACTCCAAGGCATGTGGGTGGTCATGCTCCACGGACTGGGAAACATCAATGATGTACACACCTCCGCTATGGTACCTGTGGGCCAGACACACAGGGACTTGGATGCTACTACTTTCCTGCATTCCTTGCttaaaaaattctactttaaaaGCAAGGGAAATAACCCATAAGATGAACAAGGTGGGTAAGGATAAGAGGCCGCTTgactaacaagagatgaaaaccCAGAAAATTTCCAAAGTCCTAGAAGCCTGTTAATGATCAGATGGTCAATTCTGTGACTGTGGTCACCAGAGGCAGAGAACACATCCTATACTATCACCGCATGGAAGccaactttaaaactttaaaatttaaaaatgacttcttacattgggattttatttttttaaaggacatgaAACACCACGCAGGTGGCTCCTAAAGGACAAAATGCACTCACAGCATGTTAAATTCACTGAGATCCGCGTGGACGAGTCTGGCGTCTTGATACATCCTTCTCACGAGTTGGATGACCTGCAGATACAACTCCCGAGCCTTGGATTCTGAGAGCTGGACGTTTTTCAACAGTGGCGCTGGCCttgaataaaaatcaaatgaactaAGATAAAATGCCCCAGAACAAGTTTTCCTGCTTTAGACTACATTGCTACATGCACTTCTTTTTGACAACTCATCGCTGAACAGTTTGGCTCATGACAGATGTACCATTTCAATAAGCTGTCAAGAAACAAGTGCTCTTGCAGCCTACTATACAAAACATTTCTCAGAAACAGGGTGAACTTTGTTATTCTGAAGCATTTGGGGACTTAAAAAAGGTATATGCACtcatacagtaaaaaaaaatcctatgaaatACTTCAAGATAAAAGGAGCTATTTAAATGGGAAATATTTATACACTGTATACTTCAAAGCACTTAAAAATACCATTCTGAGCATGTAATTATTAGGCCTTCTACGTACTCACATGTCATCTTTACCAATGAAACCCATGACAAGAACATGACTTCTTAGCAGGATAGGTTCTGGGCATGGAATCTGTGCGGTGTTTAGCCTGTGATATTCAAACAGGTAAAAGGACGAGTGAGAAGGTGACACAGCATCTAAAGCAAATTATAATGGCTACAGAAGATTAGTATCACTGTTAGGAGGCAGCGCCAGCATGTTTCAACTGTATTATTGTTTGTCATAAACTCTAGGGCCCCAGTGATTTTTAGGTGACACCATGATGTACGACCAAGAATGACACGACACTGGCAATTCAACTACTCACAGTCTCTAACACTCGGTCCCATTCCAGAGATGTTAACCTGTCAAATGTACATCTCAGAATTGATGAGATACAGCAGGTATGTCTTTTCAGCTGACTAGCTAAACAATGATTAATAAAAACAGTTggactcagggtgcctggctggctcagttggtacagcatgcgattctcgatctcagggtcatgagtttgagccccatgttgggcacagagtctacttacaaaataaaacaaaacaaaacaaaacaaaacaaaacaaaacaaaacaaaacacggtTGAACTCATACCTAACATCTAGCTAGCTAACTGAACACAGGAAGATTTCAGAAGGACTTTCAAAATAAGGATTTAATACTAAAGTATCCAATGTATGTTACCTCTGTATGGCACATACAAAGTTAAaagttatttgaaagagaaaaaaatacttcaaattttttgaaaaccttCATCTCAGCTAAGCAAGTTGCCTTCACTTGATATAAAAGGATCAGTACAaagaataatacataaacatgtccaaaactggaaagaaagaggaggggtgcctgcgtggctcggttggataagcatccgacttcaactcaggtcatgacctcgtggtttgtgagtttgagccccgtgtcgggctctgtgctgatagctcagagcctggagcctgcttcagattctgtctctccctctttctctgtccctcccttgtttaggctctctctgtctctctcgcaaaaataaataaacattaaaaattgttttaaaaacaactggatagaaataagaaaaagaaactataataGAGTTTAGGACCTAGCAAAACTGTCTAAACTCCAATACCTATGACAAAATAACCCATCAGTCTCAGCACCAGATTGTGTTACTTCCCTGTTTAAAATCTTGcaacagccactctggaaaatagtatggagcttcctcaaaaaagtaaaaatagaactaccctacgacccagcaattgcactactaggtatttatccaaaggattaaaaaaaaaatgatttgaaggggtacacgtactccaatgtttacagcagcactatcaacaatagccaaattatgcaaagagcccaaatgtccatgaacagatgaatggataaagatatgatatatataaaatggaatactactcagtgatgaaaaagaatgaaatcttgccatttgcaacaacgtggatggaactagagtgtattatgctaagcgaaatgaatcaggcagaggaagacaaatatatgatttcattcacatgtgaaattttagaaacacaacagataaatataggggaagggaaggaaaaataagataaaaacagacagataAACCataagattcttaaatacagagaacaaactgagggttgccggagggcactgggtgggtggatggagcCAAATGGGCAATGGgtattaaggggggcacttggggtgagcactgggtgtcacatgtaagtgatgaatcactgattctactcctgaaactaatactacgttatacgttaactaacttgaatttacataaataaattaggggtgcttgggtggctcagtcggttaagcaactgacttcagctcacatcatgatctcatggtttgtgaattcaagccccacattgggctctctgctgtcagcatagagcctgcttcagatcaatcctctgtctccctgtctctctgcctctccccacttgtgctctctctcaaaaataaacattaaaaaaataaataaataaataaaataaagtcctgCAACAGCCCCCTATCATCCTCCGTATAAATTCTAAATGCTTTCACATGGTTACCAAGGTGCTTCAAACGACTCACCCTTGctgaataaatgtaaatttttctatAATGGATTCTCAAAACAGAGAAGATAAGGTAGTTTCTATTTGCCCAGAAATTGGTTTCTTTTGCATACCTCAGATCTAACACAACTGAACAGCACTATGAGTCCCCACCTTTACACAGAACCACACTGGGATTTGTCAGCAAGAAGGAGCTGGGGCCAGTATGCCTGGCACAGCACAGACACCCGCCCTCGAGAGTCACCTGATTAagttcctcatttctttttctgcccaAGTTTTCACCATCTTTCTGGGGTTTCCTTTACAATAGCCATGACGAAATCTTGAACAAGAAAAACACTTGTTATTGTAATCGTTCTAttattctagtttttatttttttaggatatAGAAATCAGGCCACTGGAAAAAGAATCTGAGCTCACTCACCTGAACTCCCCGCTTACATACTTATCCCGATCTTTGAACACCAAAATAGAAGTTTTGTAAATTTTGATTGCTCTGCTGTCTCCATTTGCTGTGCTAGCATGGTACACATTAGCCTATtttgcatcaaaaacaaaataagtttgtataaaataacaaaagtattttaattttcaactgTTTGATTCTATCCTCAAAAGtcaaaaaaacaaagtcaagtGAACTGAAGTAGCATGTAGAAGAAACATCATCTTTTGAATACAtcaattaaaatatgaaacatcATACCAAAAGGTACAGTAAGTAGATTTACATATAAGATCCAATTTATAATTAAGCATGAAGCAGTTTCAAACATCTTTGCATCTCaagtatgtgaaaaatatttcaagacaTTCTTACATCTCATGATTTATAAACTGAATTTTACTGAGGGCTGCTTCCCATAGAATGAGTTGCTAATTTACAAAtgccatgtctgtctgtctccataTCCACgtacaaagaaaaactgagaaagagaTTTGCTTATCCACAGAAACTAGACTATAAGCCCCTCCTCCCATAATAACTATGTGGCAAGGACTGGGGCCTGCAGTAATCTGACCACCTATGCCTACCCTGGGCACTACCTGGACTCAGTGATCCAGTACAGCAACGATAGTGAAAAGGCCGATTTATGTGCACAACTTCCTACGTAgccataaatattaataaagctgtttttacaAACACTAATTAAACTATCCTGACTtgtgcatgctttttttttcttttcttttaaaggcacCATTTATTTACTACGTGCCTTAGTTTCATTTGGTAtctgaaataagaaaactaaCATGAAAACATTCAGGCATCCAAAGAAAAGCTCACTTCTTTTCCCGTGCTAATGCAGCCATTTATCTCTGATATGATTCCTCTAGTCAACATCTTGAATAGTATCATTCGTGTTCTAGGATCCAACAcctaaaaaaatgcaaaaaatagaaagttcAGAAAGATAGTATCAAGTATTTCTCATTGAAGCACCTGACCATTAATAAACTGAAGAGCTTAAATACTATGCTATTCTGGCTGACTGACAGTCTCAATtgtggtgtttttatttattctgatttttagtaaataaaatacgACACGAAGGCCAAAGGAACAAGAGACAAACCAACAAGTTCGTTCAGACACAGAAGTCAAAGTCTACCAAGTTCAACAGAAGCAGAAATGGACTCTAGATTGATATTAGCTAATAGAATATATAATGCAAGCTGCATAGCAGTTTCACATTTTCTAGTCACACTAAAAGCAGCAAAAAGtagcaggtaaaattaattttgatatacTTTATTTAATGCAATCTATCTAAAACACTATcaatttcaacatgtaatcaatataaaaagttATCAGTAagagatttaacattttttttttacaccaagtcttcaaaatctggtttATGTTTATAGCACATGTCAATCCAGACTAGCTACGTTTCAAGTGTTCAGTGGTCACTGTACTGGATTTGCAACTTTAAACTGGGGTCAGCACCCTACAGCACAGAAGTCAAATCCAGGCCACGGCTTTTTTTTCTGCAGCCTGCAAGCTAGGAATggtctttacattttaaaagttgcttaaaaaaaaaaaaaaaattgtgagccACAGtgcttgaaatatttattatttaactccttatttattattaaaaaaaaaattttaatgtttacttttgagagagagagcgtgagcaggggaggggcagagagggagggagacacagaatctgaagcaggctccaggctctaagctgtcagcacagagcccgatgggggacccatggaccatgagatcatgacctgagtagaagtcggacacataaccaactgagccacccaggcaccccatttattttttatttgagagagagagagcaagaacacgCGCACACACGAGTGGGTGGTTGGGGAGGGATGGGAcaagggaggtgagggagagagagaatctcaagcaggatctgcactgagtatggagcatGACCAATGTGggcataacctgagctgaaatcaagagttggatgctcaaccaagccacccaggcgcccctattatttaaCCCTTTAAAGAAAGAGTCTGTGCACCTCTGCTATAGATGAGTAAATCAGGGAAAGGGTCTCTTTCAAAGTTAGAGCAATCAATCTTGAGTAAAAAGGATCCCAAAGTCCTCTTTAACAGAAAGCAAGGAATTTAAAGCCTGGTCTCATCCATGCCTGAACTCAACCAGCCAGATATTTACATGCAATTTCAAGGGACACTCACAGCAGCCCCTCCAGctccacagagagagacagtgtgaagtGGCCAAATCTAACTATACTTTAGGGTCTATCCTTCAGTGATGCAGCCACAGTCATACCAGAAACCTAgggttaataaaaacaaaacaaccctggAAAGACTACAGGACAAAAAGCCAAACTGCAACTATGGCAACTAGAGAGGAATGAAAGGGAATTGGGCTAACGGGCCCTAACTGACATTCCCACTTCACTGCACAGGTCAGCAGAGGGAAGCGGCGCGCTGAGAATCCAGGCACACACCTGTGTGGCTGCAAAACTGGGAGGAAGCCAAGGCAGGGGTGTAGGAGGAGCAACGTACCaaaatggcttaaaaacaaaatagggaagagaaacaggagaatggaataaactttacaaatacatatttaaaaagacagCTTAAGACCAAGATATACATtgttaattcaaaattaattttgaaaaagggggaaaaaaggatttcTTGCCTTTGTTATTTTAGGGTGTTTGAAAATTATGGCTGCCTCACTTCTCTCAGCTGGACTATACGCTTTGTttccaaccacacacacacaaaataaatgagaggACAAGGAAGACACAGATCTCAGACCCACTCCTGCCCAACTACAGGTGGAATTCTTCAACTGCACAAATGGTTCTGGAGCTCAGGTTGGGTGTTACTCTGCTGGGGACTGAGGTGGCTAGTAGCAGGGGGTTCACATCTTGTATCAAGGATCTGGGGATCACAGGGGCTACTATTCCAAAATGTTTGTGCCTCTGTGTAGGGGTGAGAAGGGTGGTAGATAGCAGTAACAATGTTCTGACCCTTTTTACCACCTTCACGTCAAAAATCGGAGCCAATGCTAACTTCCAATTCACAACTCTCTACATAtgggaaaattaggaaaaatttcCCCCATTCttgaacagaaagaataaaaccagCATAATGTCTAAACCAAGTAAGGGATTTCTAGTGAAAATCTGAAGGCATTGCCCTATCCCTTCACTTTGTGACAGGTACCTTCTAATAAAGCTCACAAAATTCCTGCACATCTTAAGACAAAAGATTTCTGGACTTCCAGTAAATTCTGCATCCTCATAGAAGATGAAAACACCGCATGGTGGCCACAGAGGGGGGCATGACTCTAAGTTATCTattatcaataaaacaaaatgtagacttttttttttttaacgtttatttatttttgagacagagagagagcatgaacgggggagagtcagagagagagggagacacagaatctgaaacaggctccaggctctgagcggtcagcacagagcctgacgcagggctcgaactcacagaccacaagatcatgacctgagccgaagtcggacgcttaaccgactgagccacccaggcgcccctcaaaatgtAGACTTCTAAACTCAAAACTAGAAGGAGTAATTTTAGGTAACATTAGCATTAAGCAAGAAGAATGAATGCAAACTATAATCCCAAGAGAAAAGAAGTGctaatttaaaatgagaacttAAAATGCTAActtaaaatgaaagcatatttaaATTGTACCTGTTCCACAGTTGCTCTGTCTGCCTTATCTTTGATGCGATAcctaaccaaaaccaaaaaagaatgtgacattcaaaattcagaagccaaaataaaaagttcgAAATGTATCTCATCCCATAAAATTCCTAAGTAGGTACTTTCTTTAATAACCCATTTCAtaatctcattgtagtttcatTGCTCAGTGTTGCTTCCTTTGTGTCCCCTTAATCATTAGTTCAGTTCCCTAGAGCAAAAGGAGCACATCTGCAGTAAGAAAAAATCATTCTATCCATATTTCAGAAGGATTAGATAAAGAGAGCAGCCGGGGTAAGGTGAACCATGCTGCAAAAAAGGAAACATCGGGTCTGTTAATATTGTCTTTCAATCTTTAATGATTCTATTAATCTAATGTGAGATTTAAAGTCATTTATATCACCTTCTCTTTAGAGTCCCTTTCTACAAAGACACGGGTTTTTGTCATCTAAAGACAGTTCTTGAGTTCTGCATTAAAATGCAGAGTCTGACTGGCTTCAGCTCAGACACT
This window contains:
- the RIOK1 gene encoding serine/threonine-protein kinase RIO1 isoform X2, whose protein sequence is MGGGDMEEKEEEEEEEEEYDDDDWDWDDGVGKLTKGCTSNARSNPQANQQTSTYNLAKISTPADKVLRKFENKINLDKLNVTDSVINKVTEKSRQKEADMYRIKDKADRATVEQVLDPRTRMILFKMLTRGIISEINGCISTGKEANVYHASTANGDSRAIKIYKTSILVFKDRDKYVSGEFRFRHGYCKGNPRKMVKTWAEKEMRNLIRLNTAQIPCPEPILLRSHVLVMGFIGKDDMPAPLLKNVQLSESKARELYLQVIQLVRRMYQDARLVHADLSEFNMLYHSGGVYIIDVSQSVEHDHPHALEFLRKDCANINDFFLKHSVAVMTVRELFEFVTDPSITHENIDAYLSKAMEIASQRTKEERSSQDHVDEEVFKRAYIPRTLNEVKNYERDVDIMMKLKEEDMAMNAQQDNILYQTVTGMKKDLSGVQKVPALLEDQVKEKACSDSDDAGSSECSDTDSEEQGDQACSRKPAADPEVDKKERKKMVKEAQREKRKNKIPKHVKKRKEKTARMKKGK